In a genomic window of Candidatus Tumulicola sp.:
- a CDS encoding LuxR C-terminal-related transcriptional regulator — MKNAINKPPARVAWMRMMNDAFESGRDSEAVETFDAHVRRGQVPPNVAIVRAQIALRTPGQSQKALPLLKSMQAASNGSDYVWQQMLLGEAHAVSGDYVAADDRLQRAMQTATHKGDAELIAAVGSRIGGRFVLQSDPQRAREGLALAKAGRSTESKLAAQLLESRILESESRTHEQARVLIRLLASIDPRSEKHMVPRVAATYSLAVCSRESHIPDAVRSIERQLSGTPWPEDLSGRRFMAARSLAWTSALDGDYFNAFRYLRERADDAPNDAWRTVAYCDRAYLARARNELTWFAQELFEAQRIAESVDWDAFDDESTLALLLLAELTAPMDAARAAKYLNRFQRIKDDPSRVPFYHRERRFHALLDYVSGVVDLHHGERKRAASHFEGARAVYRTIAFEWRAARCDLRLFDATRKTAFLQEAHQWLGNYPKSWLAEEWRDRFTSSRRGSGLTPMRDRTFRLLCEGKSNLEIAQELDLSVATVANHAKAVLKFFGVSSRHALLAEARRRRLT; from the coding sequence ATGAAAAACGCGATAAACAAGCCGCCCGCGCGCGTCGCTTGGATGCGCATGATGAACGACGCCTTCGAAAGCGGGCGCGATTCCGAAGCAGTAGAAACGTTCGACGCGCACGTTCGCCGTGGCCAGGTTCCGCCGAACGTCGCGATCGTTCGCGCGCAAATCGCGTTGCGCACGCCAGGCCAATCGCAGAAGGCACTTCCGCTGCTCAAATCGATGCAAGCAGCGTCGAACGGCAGTGATTATGTTTGGCAGCAAATGCTGTTAGGCGAGGCGCACGCCGTGTCGGGCGATTACGTCGCAGCCGATGACCGGCTGCAGCGCGCGATGCAGACCGCAACGCACAAGGGTGACGCAGAATTGATCGCTGCGGTTGGATCCCGCATCGGTGGACGCTTCGTTTTGCAATCCGATCCGCAGCGTGCGCGCGAAGGCCTCGCGCTCGCCAAAGCCGGCCGTAGTACCGAAAGCAAACTCGCTGCACAACTCCTCGAAAGTCGCATATTAGAGTCGGAGTCGCGCACGCACGAACAGGCGCGCGTCCTGATACGACTGCTGGCGTCCATCGATCCGCGTTCGGAAAAGCACATGGTGCCGCGGGTGGCGGCGACCTATTCGCTGGCCGTATGCTCGCGCGAGAGTCACATACCCGATGCGGTTCGTTCGATCGAACGCCAGCTATCCGGAACCCCCTGGCCCGAGGACCTTTCCGGCCGCCGATTTATGGCTGCTCGTTCCCTGGCCTGGACCAGTGCGCTGGACGGCGACTACTTTAATGCGTTTCGCTATTTGCGCGAGCGCGCCGACGACGCACCCAACGACGCATGGCGCACGGTTGCGTATTGCGATCGCGCGTATCTTGCGCGAGCCCGCAACGAGCTGACGTGGTTTGCCCAGGAACTCTTCGAAGCGCAGCGGATCGCTGAATCCGTCGATTGGGACGCATTTGACGACGAGAGTACGCTCGCGTTACTGCTGCTCGCGGAGCTGACGGCCCCCATGGACGCGGCGCGTGCGGCGAAATATCTCAATCGATTCCAGCGCATAAAAGACGACCCGTCCCGCGTTCCGTTCTACCATCGCGAACGCCGCTTTCACGCGCTGCTCGATTACGTCAGCGGCGTCGTCGATCTGCATCACGGTGAGCGTAAGCGTGCCGCGAGCCACTTCGAGGGCGCGCGCGCAGTGTATCGAACGATTGCCTTCGAATGGCGAGCCGCACGATGCGATCTTCGGTTGTTCGACGCGACGCGAAAGACGGCGTTTCTTCAGGAAGCCCATCAGTGGCTTGGGAACTATCCCAAGAGCTGGCTGGCCGAAGAGTGGCGCGACCGTTTTACCAGCTCGCGACGGGGTTCCGGTCTGACGCCGATGCGCGACCGGACGTTCCGACTGCTGTGCGAAGGCAAGAGCAACTTAGAAATCGCTCAAGAACTCGATTTGAGCGTGGCCACCGTGGCCAATCATGCCAAGGCCGTGCTCAAGTTCTTTGGGGTCAGCAGCCGCCACGCGCTGCTGGCAGAAGCGAGACGCAGAAGGCTGACCTAA
- a CDS encoding SpoIIE family protein phosphatase, with amino-acid sequence MEHSSVGGISSSAGVERILLDDFAEILWVGSFDGNVHRFNRQWFAYTGQRLEDGLDAGERLRLAVHPRDAETAIQAWTQGIERGEPFWLELRLRRFDGDNRWFRASVSPLRSGNANGSEWLAVCTDVDDHKRQGERFAFLARSSEALSESLDLQTTLERMLAIVVPELADWAAIDLFDETGRLKTVAAIHAYPEKAALVQRIVGRYNHDLQAEPLIEAELRKNQAIVIPNIPDESIERSASHDLIDVIRALAPHSTVTVPLKSRGGTIGSLVAFWAETPRRYSHDDVPLFKELTRRAAVAIENARLYEREREIATEFQRAALPSSLPSVPGIRFDGIYVPASDRALLGGDWYDALRLSDGRIVVSIGDVAGSGLSAAVIMASMRQVIRGVAQVYADPVAMLDAADRTLKTEHPNMFVTAFVGVFDPITRTLTYASAGHPPPLLRDSDGGVRALSGGSPPIGLRMRGDEAMSITLPEDCLLVFYTDGVIEVERDVIAGQERLQAAVAAADIPSMPNCAEALYKRLLERGSSDDVVILTLRLVSPGPAEPASTRPSIRWTFDTSDAETAHRARHAFVQALRDGGMSEDDTGTAELIFGELLGNVVRYAPGPIDITFDWNDEMPVLHVLDRGPGFTLVPRLPTDLLSERGRGLYIVWSLAEDFNVTERFDGGSHARAVLGPR; translated from the coding sequence ATGGAACACAGCAGCGTGGGTGGCATTTCATCGAGTGCCGGCGTCGAACGAATCCTACTCGACGACTTTGCGGAAATTTTGTGGGTCGGCTCGTTCGATGGAAACGTGCACCGCTTCAACCGGCAATGGTTTGCGTATACTGGCCAACGCCTCGAAGACGGCCTCGATGCCGGCGAGCGGCTCCGGCTCGCCGTCCATCCGCGCGACGCCGAGACCGCGATCCAAGCCTGGACGCAAGGAATCGAACGCGGCGAACCGTTCTGGCTCGAGTTGCGGCTCCGCCGATTCGACGGTGATAACCGCTGGTTTCGCGCCAGCGTTTCGCCGCTTCGCTCGGGCAACGCAAACGGCAGCGAATGGCTGGCGGTGTGCACGGACGTCGACGACCACAAACGGCAAGGTGAGCGATTCGCGTTTCTTGCGCGGTCGAGCGAAGCGCTGTCCGAGTCGCTGGATCTGCAGACGACGCTGGAACGCATGCTGGCGATCGTCGTCCCGGAATTGGCCGACTGGGCCGCGATCGACTTATTCGACGAAACCGGCCGGCTGAAAACCGTCGCGGCAATCCATGCCTACCCGGAGAAGGCCGCGCTCGTGCAGCGGATCGTGGGCCGTTACAATCACGATCTCCAAGCCGAACCGCTGATAGAAGCCGAATTGCGGAAAAATCAGGCGATCGTTATCCCCAACATTCCTGACGAGTCGATCGAACGGTCGGCCTCGCACGATTTGATCGACGTCATTCGTGCACTCGCGCCGCACTCGACCGTCACGGTGCCGTTGAAATCGCGCGGCGGCACGATCGGTTCGCTGGTCGCTTTTTGGGCCGAGACGCCCCGCCGCTATTCTCACGACGATGTTCCATTGTTCAAAGAGCTGACGCGCCGGGCTGCCGTTGCGATCGAGAACGCGCGCTTATACGAGCGCGAGCGCGAGATCGCGACCGAATTCCAACGAGCCGCCTTGCCGAGCTCGCTTCCGAGCGTCCCCGGAATTCGTTTCGACGGAATCTACGTCCCGGCCAGCGATCGCGCGCTGCTGGGTGGCGACTGGTACGACGCGCTGCGTCTGAGCGACGGCCGAATCGTCGTTTCGATCGGCGACGTTGCAGGAAGCGGACTCAGCGCCGCGGTTATCATGGCGTCGATGCGGCAAGTCATTCGCGGCGTCGCGCAAGTCTATGCCGATCCGGTCGCGATGCTCGATGCGGCCGACCGTACGCTGAAAACCGAACATCCCAACATGTTTGTCACCGCGTTCGTCGGCGTGTTCGATCCGATTACGCGAACGCTCACCTACGCATCGGCCGGACATCCTCCGCCGCTCTTGCGCGATTCCGATGGCGGCGTGCGGGCGTTAAGTGGCGGTTCGCCGCCGATCGGTCTGCGTATGCGCGGCGACGAAGCGATGAGCATAACCCTTCCGGAAGATTGTCTGTTGGTGTTTTATACCGATGGCGTGATCGAGGTCGAGCGCGATGTGATCGCCGGCCAAGAACGCCTGCAGGCCGCGGTTGCGGCTGCAGACATCCCGTCGATGCCAAACTGTGCAGAAGCGCTGTATAAGCGCCTTCTAGAACGCGGCAGCAGCGACGACGTCGTCATTCTAACGTTACGTCTCGTGTCGCCGGGGCCGGCCGAACCGGCCTCGACACGACCCTCGATACGCTGGACGTTCGATACGAGCGATGCAGAAACGGCGCACCGTGCGCGGCACGCGTTCGTGCAGGCGTTGCGGGACGGCGGCATGTCCGAGGACGACACCGGCACGGCCGAGTTGATTTTCGGCGAACTGTTAGGCAACGTCGTCCGATACGCTCCAGGCCCGATCGACATCACCTTCGATTGGAACGACGAGATGCCGGTGTTGCACGTTCTCGATCGCGGTCCGGGCTTCACGCTCGTCCCGCGGCTTCCGACCGATCTGCTCAGCGAACGGGGACGTGGACTGTATATCGTTTGGAGTTTAGCCGAAGACTTCAACGTCACCGAGCGCTTCGACGGTGGGTCGCACGCGCGCGCCGTTCTCGGCCCTCGTTAG
- a CDS encoding SWIM zinc finger family protein, with product MPRAGGVRAQSRRGAFAQRWWSRRWIAVLESLGLGARLRRGRAYARNGNVAAVEVDERGVRASVSGTRAEPYAVTIAMQPLSPGQWQHVTDRIAKTPRFAAALLSGTMPQDIEEAFTAVHCALFPRTAMDLRTSCTCPDWSNPCKHVAAVYYLLAEEFDRDPFLLFALRGLDREGVVQALSAREFGLVSVAPDAAPLPQSRPPIDVPSVDAWPLRRAGRFPFWSGTEPLESALDDEYASAAERAAALLAETWPDA from the coding sequence ATGCCGAGAGCCGGCGGCGTTCGCGCGCAGTCGCGCCGCGGTGCGTTCGCGCAGCGATGGTGGAGCCGTCGATGGATTGCGGTGCTCGAGTCGCTCGGTTTGGGTGCGCGTCTGCGCCGCGGGCGCGCGTATGCCCGAAACGGCAACGTTGCGGCCGTTGAGGTCGACGAACGCGGCGTGCGCGCGTCGGTGAGCGGCACGCGTGCCGAGCCATATGCTGTGACGATCGCGATGCAGCCGCTCTCGCCCGGTCAATGGCAGCACGTGACCGATCGCATCGCTAAGACGCCGCGATTTGCGGCCGCGTTGTTGAGCGGTACGATGCCGCAGGACATCGAGGAAGCGTTTACTGCCGTCCACTGCGCGCTCTTTCCGCGCACCGCGATGGATCTGCGAACGTCGTGCACGTGTCCGGATTGGTCGAATCCGTGCAAGCATGTCGCGGCGGTCTACTATTTGTTGGCCGAAGAGTTCGACCGCGATCCGTTCTTGCTGTTCGCGTTACGCGGTCTGGATCGCGAGGGCGTGGTACAAGCGCTCAGCGCGCGCGAGTTCGGCTTGGTATCGGTCGCACCGGATGCGGCGCCACTTCCCCAATCTCGTCCGCCGATCGACGTTCCGTCGGTAGATGCATGGCCGCTGCGGCGTGCCGGGCGTTTTCCGTTTTGGAGCGGCACCGAGCCGCTCGAATCCGCGCTGGACGACGAATACGCTTCGGCCGCGGAGCGAGCCGCGGCGCTCCTCGCCGAGACCTGGCCCGACGCCTGA
- a CDS encoding DEAD/DEAH box helicase: protein MSTLAPPKPSRTRRRPSRIERVTLHAAMAGNALFLWSEPFTRPSALRDRLSGLGGDVRTQSWTDAAAGSASTGGVAREGLALDGRDAVALLRRLAGREMATPDVALGADVTFWCDALRLAAEIVASQRFLPGLSYEADQKRYRAVWDPMLGDRERKLAAALGATSPASSPSLERFLAVAVDALVRDAAAEPRSAAGTSIHDRWLEGLRSTDGVVAATPAELRGLAAQIASWRRPVLDDDATDYRLCLRLEEPQGDDDVWRVVYLLQSRPDPTLLLDAAAAAASAASRRAFLAALGRAAQISPAVDASLRGVDSVPHWFETDAAGAYAFLSESAWLLEQAGIGVIVPSWWLGKHTAGRIVAKATVKPPSTSAGLRADTLLDVDWNVVLGDHRLSQAELERLARLKVPLVRVRGQWVHVEPGDVRTVLARLREGASTLTLAEVVRLQLDGSSPVECGSDVTALLDGLESGGRLGELAPPAGLRAQLRPYQLRGYAWLQFLTAAGFGACLADDMGLGKTVQMLALIQYDRERVDAHRPVLLMCPTSVIENWVREMQRFTPDLSAYVHHGAARLRGREFARAIRAHDVVITSYALLNRDAETFAALRWHGVVLDEAQNVKNPDSKQARTARSLRAGYRVALTGTPVENHVGDLWSIMEYCNPGLLGSQTAFRRDFVIPIQALRDSDAAKHLQRLSGPFVLRRSKRDPAIVPDLPEKSESIEYCTLTPEQGTLYAAVLRDLETGIDESHGMARRGAILALLSKLKQICNHPAQFAKDRSAPAERSGKLARLEEMLEEVLDVGDRALIFTQFAEMGKLLVRRLSERFGREVLFLHGAVPKAARDEMVNRFQEEHGPSLFVLSLKAGGSGLNLTRASHVFHYDRWWNPAVENQATDRAFRIGQTKNVQVHKLVCAGTLEERIDDLIGRKAAVAESVVGTGEQWLTELSDRELRDLVALAPEAVEG from the coding sequence TTGAGCACCTTAGCACCACCGAAGCCGTCGCGGACGCGCCGTCGTCCGAGCCGTATCGAGCGCGTGACGCTGCATGCCGCAATGGCCGGAAACGCATTGTTTCTATGGAGCGAACCGTTCACGCGTCCGTCGGCGCTGCGCGATCGCCTTTCTGGGCTGGGCGGCGACGTCCGCACGCAGAGCTGGACCGATGCCGCGGCCGGTTCGGCCTCGACCGGCGGGGTCGCGCGCGAAGGGCTCGCGCTCGACGGTCGCGACGCGGTCGCGCTGTTGCGTCGACTAGCCGGCCGCGAGATGGCAACGCCCGATGTTGCGCTCGGCGCCGATGTCACGTTTTGGTGCGATGCATTACGATTGGCGGCCGAGATCGTGGCGTCGCAACGGTTCTTGCCCGGTCTCTCGTATGAAGCCGACCAGAAGCGCTATCGTGCGGTTTGGGACCCGATGCTCGGCGATCGCGAACGCAAGCTGGCCGCCGCATTGGGGGCGACGTCGCCGGCATCGTCTCCGTCGTTAGAACGCTTTCTTGCAGTCGCGGTCGACGCGCTGGTGCGCGATGCCGCGGCCGAGCCACGATCCGCCGCCGGAACCTCGATCCACGACCGATGGCTCGAGGGATTGCGATCGACGGACGGGGTGGTGGCGGCTACTCCGGCCGAACTGCGCGGTCTCGCCGCACAGATTGCCTCTTGGCGCCGGCCGGTTCTCGACGACGACGCAACCGATTACCGTTTGTGTTTACGATTGGAAGAACCGCAGGGTGACGACGACGTGTGGCGCGTCGTCTATTTGTTGCAGAGCCGTCCCGATCCGACGCTGTTGCTCGACGCCGCCGCGGCTGCTGCATCGGCGGCTTCGCGCCGTGCGTTTCTAGCGGCATTGGGTCGCGCCGCGCAAATTTCACCCGCCGTCGATGCCTCGTTACGCGGCGTCGACTCCGTGCCGCATTGGTTCGAAACGGACGCGGCGGGCGCGTACGCGTTTCTTTCGGAATCGGCATGGCTACTCGAACAAGCCGGCATCGGCGTCATCGTGCCGTCGTGGTGGCTCGGTAAACACACCGCCGGCCGCATCGTCGCAAAGGCGACCGTCAAACCGCCGTCTACGTCGGCCGGTTTACGTGCCGATACGCTGCTCGACGTCGACTGGAACGTCGTTCTCGGCGATCACCGCTTGTCGCAAGCCGAGTTGGAACGACTCGCTCGGCTCAAGGTTCCCTTAGTGCGCGTGCGCGGCCAGTGGGTGCACGTGGAGCCGGGCGACGTGCGAACCGTTCTCGCTCGATTGCGCGAAGGCGCTTCGACGCTGACGTTGGCCGAGGTGGTCCGCTTGCAGCTCGACGGTTCTTCGCCGGTGGAATGCGGCAGCGACGTCACGGCGTTGCTCGACGGGTTAGAAAGCGGCGGACGCCTTGGCGAACTGGCACCGCCCGCCGGCTTGCGCGCGCAGCTACGGCCCTATCAATTGCGTGGCTACGCATGGCTGCAGTTTCTGACCGCGGCCGGTTTCGGTGCATGCCTGGCCGACGACATGGGGCTCGGCAAGACGGTGCAAATGCTGGCGCTAATACAGTACGATCGCGAACGCGTCGACGCCCATCGTCCCGTGCTCCTGATGTGTCCGACGTCGGTGATCGAAAATTGGGTGCGCGAGATGCAACGCTTCACACCGGATCTGTCGGCCTACGTGCACCACGGCGCCGCCCGCTTGCGTGGCCGCGAGTTCGCTCGTGCGATTCGGGCGCACGATGTGGTCATCACGAGTTATGCGTTGCTGAACCGCGATGCCGAAACGTTTGCGGCGTTGCGTTGGCACGGTGTCGTTCTCGATGAAGCGCAAAACGTCAAAAACCCCGATAGCAAACAAGCGCGCACGGCGCGTTCGTTGCGAGCCGGATATCGCGTCGCTTTGACCGGAACGCCGGTCGAAAATCACGTTGGCGACTTGTGGTCGATCATGGAGTATTGCAATCCCGGTCTATTGGGATCGCAAACGGCCTTCCGGCGAGATTTCGTTATTCCAATTCAGGCGTTGCGTGATTCGGATGCGGCCAAACATCTGCAGCGGCTGAGCGGGCCGTTCGTATTGCGGCGGAGCAAGCGCGATCCGGCGATCGTCCCCGATCTGCCCGAAAAGAGCGAGTCGATCGAGTATTGTACGCTTACGCCCGAACAGGGCACGCTGTATGCGGCCGTGCTGCGCGATCTCGAAACCGGCATCGATGAGTCACATGGCATGGCCCGGCGAGGCGCGATCTTGGCGCTCCTTTCGAAGCTCAAACAGATTTGCAACCACCCGGCACAATTCGCCAAAGACCGTTCGGCGCCGGCCGAGCGATCGGGTAAACTCGCGCGCCTCGAAGAGATGCTGGAAGAAGTGCTCGACGTCGGCGATCGCGCGTTGATCTTCACGCAGTTCGCCGAGATGGGCAAGCTGCTGGTACGCCGGCTCTCGGAGCGGTTCGGGCGCGAGGTGCTCTTCTTGCACGGTGCAGTTCCAAAAGCCGCGCGCGACGAGATGGTCAATCGTTTTCAAGAAGAGCACGGCCCGTCATTGTTCGTGTTGTCGCTCAAGGCCGGTGGAAGTGGACTGAATCTAACGCGGGCGAGCCACGTCTTTCACTACGACCGATGGTGGAATCCGGCGGTCGAAAATCAAGCGACGGATCGAGCGTTTCGTATCGGACAAACGAAGAATGTACAGGTGCATAAACTGGTCTGCGCCGGCACGCTCGAAGAACGCATCGACGATTTAATCGGTCGAAAGGCTGCGGTAGCCGAAAGCGTGGTCGGAACGGGCGAGCAATGGCTGACCGAACTATCGGACCGCGAGCTTCGCGATTTGGTCGCCTTGGCGCCCGAAGCGGTGGAGGGTTAG
- a CDS encoding GNAT family N-acetyltransferase, producing MQLVLPAEPYLASYVDALRRGWSRDNLRPEAYQEELAAIERDAPAFLASLDDPDGRGEPIDLPDGTRVPRLPGFQRWMWDGDFCGSIGFRWSPGSAALPETCLGHIGYGVVPWKRGRGYATKALRQLIPHARAIGLPYVELTTRPDNIASQRVILANGGVLIERFEAPRHHDEGAVLRFRIPLTTNG from the coding sequence ATGCAACTCGTGCTACCAGCCGAACCATATCTCGCCAGCTACGTAGACGCGCTTCGGCGCGGCTGGTCGCGGGATAACTTGCGTCCCGAAGCTTACCAAGAAGAACTTGCGGCCATCGAACGCGACGCACCCGCGTTCCTGGCTTCCCTGGACGATCCAGACGGGCGCGGCGAACCGATCGATCTTCCGGACGGTACGCGGGTGCCTCGGCTTCCGGGGTTCCAGCGCTGGATGTGGGACGGGGATTTTTGCGGCAGCATCGGCTTTCGATGGTCGCCCGGCTCGGCTGCACTTCCTGAAACGTGTTTAGGGCATATTGGATACGGCGTCGTGCCGTGGAAACGTGGTCGCGGTTACGCGACCAAAGCATTACGCCAACTCATACCCCACGCTCGGGCGATTGGCTTGCCGTACGTCGAGTTGACGACACGGCCAGACAACATCGCATCGCAACGCGTCATCCTCGCCAACGGCGGCGTGCTGATCGAACGCTTTGAAGCACCGCGCCATCACGACGAAGGCGCGGTGCTCCGGTTTCGAATCCCGTTAACGACGAATGGCTAA
- a CDS encoding S8 family serine peptidase encodes MNRYFARALTIVSVAAVTACSSGTTNSALPTTFSNPAQLAAIDTGHTRPGCPQTVQPGYATCYMWIRTDVPRTQGEHPSISGYGPADLQAAYNLPSSQNGKGQTVGIVDAYDNPNAESDLAVYRSYFKLPACTTKNGCFKKVSQSGSTTKFPRPDPGWAGEMSLDLDMVSAVCPKCKIIVVEASSNRLISLAKSVDRAVLLGANVVSNSYGGSGGGSSNSHYDHPGTVITASSGDYGHDASSPCDYATVVCVGGTSLIKGGSGRGWTETAWNGAGSACARLVAKPTWQTDKGCAFRSESDVSSVASPYPGLAFYDTYPSGGWGTTGGTSASSPTIAAVFALAGNASKQNYAAGLWANGGSSGFYDITSGSNGDCKANPYICNAGPGYDGPTGWGTPNGVSAF; translated from the coding sequence TTGAATCGTTACTTCGCTCGTGCGCTCACGATCGTAAGCGTCGCAGCCGTCACCGCTTGTTCGAGCGGCACGACGAACTCGGCGCTGCCCACCACTTTTTCGAATCCAGCGCAACTCGCCGCCATCGATACAGGACATACGCGACCGGGCTGTCCGCAGACGGTGCAGCCGGGGTATGCGACCTGCTATATGTGGATCCGCACCGACGTTCCGCGCACGCAGGGCGAGCATCCGTCGATCAGCGGATATGGGCCGGCGGATTTGCAAGCCGCCTATAATCTGCCATCGTCGCAAAACGGCAAGGGCCAGACGGTCGGGATCGTCGACGCCTACGACAATCCCAATGCCGAAAGCGATCTCGCAGTGTATCGTTCGTACTTTAAATTGCCGGCGTGCACCACGAAAAACGGCTGTTTCAAGAAAGTCAGCCAAAGCGGATCGACCACCAAATTCCCGCGTCCCGATCCGGGATGGGCGGGTGAGATGTCGCTCGACCTCGATATGGTGTCGGCCGTTTGTCCCAAATGCAAAATTATCGTCGTCGAGGCCTCCTCCAATCGACTGATCAGCTTGGCTAAATCGGTCGATCGCGCGGTGCTGTTGGGCGCTAACGTCGTTTCCAACTCGTACGGCGGTTCGGGTGGCGGCTCGTCGAACTCGCATTACGATCACCCAGGAACCGTCATCACCGCGAGTTCGGGTGACTATGGGCATGACGCTTCGTCACCGTGCGATTACGCCACGGTCGTGTGCGTCGGCGGAACGTCGTTGATTAAGGGTGGCAGCGGCCGCGGTTGGACCGAGACGGCGTGGAACGGCGCCGGCAGTGCTTGTGCGCGACTGGTTGCCAAACCGACCTGGCAAACGGATAAGGGCTGTGCGTTTCGCTCTGAGTCCGACGTGTCGTCGGTCGCCTCTCCCTATCCGGGTCTCGCATTTTACGATACGTATCCGTCGGGTGGATGGGGCACGACGGGTGGAACCAGCGCGTCGTCACCGACCATTGCGGCAGTCTTTGCGTTAGCCGGAAATGCTTCCAAACAAAACTATGCAGCCGGCTTGTGGGCGAACGGCGGGTCGTCGGGTTTTTACGACATCACATCGGGCAGCAACGGTGACTGCAAAGCGAATCCGTATATCTGCAATGCAGGACCCGGATACGACGGCCCGACCGGATGGGGCACGCCCAACGGCGTTTCGGCCTTTTAG